The following are from one region of the Leptospira selangorensis genome:
- a CDS encoding patatin-like phospholipase family protein — protein sequence MPIIDEYELPSKKSDPGSKFGEVLQGIWLEDEICFAIAGGGCKAFYGLGFGHELKTWGLKLRQVSGVSAGAAMVLSLICGTEEESVSFFERIVRKNPRNFYFTRLFNGEKAFPHEDMYRRTIRFGMDFEKIIRSGAKVFIHTIKAFPKSDSNKNTFRLARLIAETGKAFLEDERDRNKGLYTERTFRVLRNWNMKEILFTEADFRDPSVIEQIIMNSSSIPPIVSFQNLGKEYYLDGGLTNNLLLEAFPPNAKIIGIHYEPTTIVGKDPHLLDRCFLVTPSKTLPITSFDYTNAKGVREAYEMGKSDALKKKDQILEYLKKDWVKKAEKLRKN from the coding sequence ATGCCGATCATAGACGAATACGAACTTCCTTCTAAAAAGTCCGATCCCGGTTCCAAATTCGGCGAGGTGCTGCAAGGGATTTGGTTAGAAGACGAGATCTGTTTTGCGATCGCAGGTGGTGGTTGTAAGGCTTTCTACGGTTTAGGTTTTGGTCACGAGCTGAAAACCTGGGGATTAAAACTCAGACAAGTGTCCGGAGTTTCCGCAGGTGCTGCAATGGTGCTTTCTTTAATTTGCGGAACAGAAGAAGAATCAGTTTCTTTTTTTGAAAGAATTGTCCGTAAGAACCCTCGTAATTTTTATTTCACTCGTTTATTCAACGGAGAGAAGGCATTTCCTCATGAGGATATGTATCGTAGAACGATCCGATTCGGGATGGACTTTGAAAAGATCATTCGCTCCGGTGCAAAAGTTTTTATTCATACGATCAAAGCGTTTCCTAAATCCGATTCCAACAAGAACACATTCAGACTCGCAAGATTGATAGCAGAAACTGGAAAAGCGTTTTTAGAAGATGAAAGAGATCGTAATAAAGGACTTTATACGGAAAGAACATTTCGTGTTTTAAGAAATTGGAATATGAAAGAAATTCTTTTTACGGAAGCAGATTTCCGAGATCCGAGTGTGATTGAACAGATCATTATGAATTCTTCTTCCATTCCTCCTATTGTTTCTTTTCAGAATCTTGGAAAAGAATATTATTTGGATGGAGGACTCACTAATAACTTACTTTTAGAAGCGTTCCCTCCCAACGCAAAAATTATTGGAATACATTATGAGCCAACTACCATAGTTGGAAAAGATCCGCATTTATTAGATCGTTGTTTTTTAGTAACTCCTTCTAAAACTTTGCCGATCACTTCTTTTGATTATACAAATGCGAAAGGTGTAAGAGAAGCTTACGAGATGGGAAAATCAGACGCTTTAAAGAAGAAGGACCAGATCCTAGAGTATCTCAAAAAAGATTGGGTGAAAAAAGCGGAAAAGCTACGTAAGAATTAA
- a CDS encoding class I SAM-dependent RNA methyltransferase, with product MSTEKNRREISGLVVEKWANLGTCISHAENKTVFVKGAVPGETVRIRTDKENSKLIWGTVVSAEKISALRIESDCSAFPECGGCSYRHIPYEEELRIKKSLLNDSFLYVSKLDPSQIPEITILSGPSNSYRNTAQIKIEFKKGKTNAGFYKENSNSLVSFPKEGCKHLPSEMNEYVRKNLGNKKTFSRKGDWRLRYSSGEILEYDKKEVKIGPYLPEKIEWSIPAEGFTQVNRFLLEEWMLKIRSWIPKNCGSVLEFYSGAGLISLAIGHLVSRLSGYELSNSSVQAAEKNAKILGYSHLEFHTLDLNSALPKKLGSFDAQLCILNPPRAGASSSLLDFLDGFKASRVIYSSCNPSTLARDLGILKNSGYKLKEIVLTDFFPRTKHFEVLVLLDL from the coding sequence ATGAGTACGGAAAAGAACCGTAGAGAAATTTCAGGATTGGTCGTGGAGAAATGGGCGAATCTTGGTACTTGTATTTCTCATGCGGAGAATAAAACCGTTTTTGTAAAAGGTGCTGTTCCGGGAGAAACAGTTCGGATCAGAACTGATAAAGAAAATTCTAAACTGATTTGGGGAACCGTTGTATCTGCGGAAAAAATTTCTGCTCTTCGGATCGAGTCCGATTGTTCGGCGTTTCCGGAATGTGGGGGTTGTTCTTATCGCCATATTCCGTATGAGGAAGAACTTCGGATCAAAAAATCTCTTTTGAATGATTCATTTTTATATGTTTCTAAATTGGATCCTTCTCAAATTCCTGAAATTACAATTTTAAGCGGACCTTCTAACTCTTATCGCAACACAGCACAGATCAAAATTGAATTCAAAAAAGGAAAAACAAACGCAGGTTTCTATAAGGAGAATTCCAACTCATTGGTTTCATTTCCTAAAGAAGGTTGTAAACATCTTCCTTCTGAGATGAACGAGTATGTTCGAAAAAATTTAGGAAATAAGAAAACGTTTTCTAGAAAGGGAGATTGGAGGCTTCGCTATTCTTCGGGAGAAATTTTAGAATATGATAAAAAAGAAGTGAAGATAGGCCCTTATCTTCCTGAAAAAATAGAATGGTCGATTCCGGCAGAAGGTTTTACCCAAGTGAATCGTTTTCTTTTGGAAGAATGGATGCTCAAGATCCGATCTTGGATCCCGAAAAATTGCGGATCTGTATTAGAATTTTATTCAGGAGCTGGGCTTATCAGCTTGGCGATCGGTCATTTAGTGAGCCGTCTTTCCGGTTACGAGTTGTCCAACTCTTCTGTCCAAGCTGCTGAGAAAAATGCGAAGATACTAGGATATTCTCACTTGGAATTCCATACATTGGATCTGAATTCTGCTCTTCCTAAAAAACTGGGTTCTTTTGATGCACAACTGTGTATTTTAAATCCACCGAGGGCTGGGGCTTCTTCTTCCTTATTAGATTTTTTGGATGGATTTAAGGCTTCTCGCGTTATTTATTCTAGCTGTAATCCGAGCACCTTGGCAAGAGACCTTGGGATCTTAAAAAATTCCGGGTATAAACTAAAGGAAATCGTTCTTACTGATTTTTTTCCAAGAACCAAACATTTCGAGGTGCTGGTTCTATTAGATCTTTGA